A genomic stretch from Rhodomicrobium vannielii ATCC 17100 includes:
- a CDS encoding precorrin-2 C(20)-methyltransferase yields MSPLELIAGGAEAGTLYGIGVGPGDVRYLTLRAAGLIRSVDVLACFAKEGRESCARSVAAPLIEPGREELTLYYPVTTEAPVEDAAYTSPMRNFYEASAERLAALLRAGRSVGLMGEGDPFFYGSFMHMWRRLERDYPVEIVPGVIGISGCAAKANAPLTWGDDVLTVLPGTLDEATLARRLADTDAAAIMKVGRNLAKVRRAVAQAGLLDRAIYVERGTMPGERVVPLADVDAAKAPYFSMILIPGNGRRI; encoded by the coding sequence ATGAGCCCGCTCGAACTTATCGCGGGCGGCGCGGAAGCGGGCACGCTTTACGGCATCGGCGTCGGACCGGGCGACGTGCGCTATCTCACGCTGCGCGCGGCGGGGCTGATCCGTTCGGTGGATGTGCTCGCATGCTTTGCGAAGGAGGGCCGCGAAAGCTGCGCCCGCTCCGTGGCCGCACCGCTGATCGAGCCGGGCCGCGAGGAACTGACGCTGTATTATCCCGTCACGACCGAAGCGCCGGTCGAGGATGCCGCCTATACCAGCCCGATGCGCAATTTCTACGAGGCGTCGGCGGAACGGCTCGCCGCGCTGCTGCGCGCGGGCAGGTCTGTCGGGCTGATGGGCGAGGGCGACCCGTTCTTCTACGGCTCGTTCATGCATATGTGGCGGCGTCTGGAGCGCGATTACCCGGTCGAGATCGTGCCCGGCGTCATCGGCATTTCGGGCTGCGCGGCCAAGGCGAATGCGCCGCTCACCTGGGGCGACGACGTGCTTACGGTGCTGCCCGGCACGCTCGACGAGGCGACGCTCGCCCGCCGTCTCGCCGACACGGATGCCGCCGCCATAATGAAAGTTGGCCGCAATCTCGCGAAGGTGCGCCGCGCGGTGGCGCAGGCGGGGCTGCTCGACCGCGCGATCTATGTGGAGCGCGGCACCATGCCGGGCGAGCGCGTCGTCCCGCTGGCAGACGTGGATGCAGCGAAGGCACCCTATTTCTCCATGATCCTCATCCCCGGCAACGGGAGGCGCATATGA
- a CDS encoding precorrin-8X methylmutase, which yields MSAPKSMTEAQKPAPRDYIRDGAEIYRRSFSIIRSEADLSRFDELEAKVAVRIIHACGMVDVVNDLEMSPSFAAAARAALLAGAPILCDANMVAFGVTRARLPASNAVICTLADETVPDLAKEICNTRSAAAMELWRPHLEGAVVAIGNAPSALFRLLEMLDEGAPAPAAIIGTPVGFVGAAESKDALAADGRVPYLVVRGRRGGSAMAAAAVNALASEKE from the coding sequence ATGTCCGCCCCAAAATCGATGACCGAAGCCCAGAAGCCCGCCCCGCGGGACTATATCCGCGATGGAGCCGAAATCTATCGCCGCTCCTTCTCCATCATCCGCAGCGAGGCCGACCTCTCGCGCTTCGACGAGCTTGAGGCGAAGGTCGCGGTCCGCATCATCCACGCCTGCGGGATGGTCGATGTGGTGAACGACCTCGAAATGTCGCCGAGCTTCGCCGCCGCCGCGCGCGCGGCATTGCTCGCGGGTGCGCCGATCCTCTGCGACGCGAACATGGTGGCTTTCGGCGTCACACGCGCGCGTCTTCCAGCGAGCAACGCGGTGATCTGTACGCTTGCGGACGAAACCGTGCCCGACCTTGCGAAAGAAATCTGCAACACGCGCTCCGCCGCCGCGATGGAACTCTGGCGGCCGCACCTCGAAGGCGCGGTGGTCGCCATCGGCAACGCGCCGTCCGCACTGTTCCGCCTCCTCGAAATGCTGGACGAAGGCGCGCCCGCACCCGCAGCGATCATCGGCACGCCGGTCGGTTTCGTCGGCGCGGCTGAGTCGAAGGATGCGCTCGCCGCCGATGGCCGCGTGCCTTATCTCGTGGTGAGGGGCCGCCGGGGCGGAAGCGCCATGGCCGCCGCCGCCGTCAACGCGCTCGCGAGCGAGAAAGAATGA
- the cbiB gene encoding adenosylcobinamide-phosphate synthase CbiB, with amino-acid sequence MFTTLALIALLVEAAAGYPNALFRAVGHPVTWIGALLSWCDRNLNRPAWTFAQRRAGGIVTLALMLGATLAISAGLWAVLESALPPLAAIIVGGILASSLLAQRALAEHAEAVADRLEADGIDGGREAVTFLVGRDVSALDEAGVSRAAVESLAENFSDGVVAPLFWLALGGIPAAAAYKAVNTADSMIGHKSERYHAFGWASARLDDLLNLPGSRLAALWLTLAALLQPSASAENAARAVFRDARRHRSPNAGWPEAAMAGALGFKLGGPRVYGGTLVDDSWMGDGRAALTADDIRAALRLYRTACLIQANALAAAVVAFTAL; translated from the coding sequence ATGTTCACCACGCTCGCCCTCATCGCGCTTCTGGTTGAAGCCGCAGCAGGTTATCCGAACGCGCTGTTCCGCGCCGTGGGCCATCCGGTGACGTGGATCGGCGCACTCTTATCATGGTGCGACCGGAACTTGAACCGGCCCGCGTGGACGTTCGCGCAGCGGCGCGCGGGCGGCATCGTCACGCTCGCGCTGATGCTCGGGGCGACATTGGCGATCAGCGCCGGTTTATGGGCCGTGCTCGAAAGCGCCCTGCCGCCGCTTGCCGCCATCATTGTCGGCGGCATTCTCGCGAGTTCGCTCCTCGCGCAGCGGGCCCTCGCCGAGCACGCGGAGGCTGTCGCCGACCGTCTTGAAGCGGACGGTATCGACGGCGGACGCGAGGCGGTGACCTTTTTAGTCGGCCGCGACGTGTCCGCGCTCGACGAAGCGGGCGTCAGCCGCGCGGCAGTGGAAAGCCTCGCCGAGAATTTTTCCGATGGCGTCGTCGCGCCCCTGTTCTGGCTCGCGCTAGGCGGCATTCCGGCGGCGGCTGCCTATAAAGCCGTCAACACGGCCGACAGCATGATCGGCCACAAGTCCGAGCGCTATCACGCCTTCGGCTGGGCGTCGGCGCGGCTGGACGATCTCCTGAACCTGCCGGGCTCGCGCCTCGCCGCGCTGTGGCTCACGCTCGCCGCGCTGCTTCAGCCTTCCGCCTCCGCCGAGAATGCAGCCCGCGCCGTGTTCCGCGATGCGCGCCGCCATCGCTCGCCAAACGCGGGCTGGCCGGAAGCCGCGATGGCGGGCGCGCTCGGCTTCAAGCTCGGCGGCCCGCGCGTCTATGGCGGCACGCTGGTGGACGATTCGTGGATGGGCGACGGGCGAGCCGCGCTCACGGCCGATGACATCCGCGCGGCGCTGCGTCTCTATCGCACGGCCTGCCTCATTCAGGCGAATGCGCTCGCGGCGGCCGTCGTCGCCTTCACGGCGCTTTGA
- the cobD gene encoding threonine-phosphate decarboxylase CobD, with product MKCNAPIDEAAAAGNRRDKKNPGERSEREHDAPTHDVIAHDVIPHGGALDEARRRWPNAPEPWIDLSTGINPVAYPVPEIGAEAWTRLPLASEECALRVAAAARYGAKNADCIVAAPGTQALIQILPRLVAPGSRRGCAAPATEPLHEGARPHVAVLSPTYAEHAAAWRREGHDLREVASLADTRGADAVVVVNPNNPTGRLIAAEALAEWAVSLAQRGGLLVVDEAFMDVAEQGASVVPSLPPSTIVLRSFGKMYGLAGVRLGFAIAEPALATRLRGMLGPWAVSGPALAIGTAALNDRAWLEAARARLAADAARLDALIAGAGCEIVGGTNLYRLAACPETPDHAGARTALTLANRLGEHGILVRRFTYERSWLRFGIPGSAEAWQRLERALHA from the coding sequence ATGAAATGTAACGCTCCTATAGATGAAGCTGCGGCTGCGGGAAATCGCCGGGACAAAAAAAATCCGGGCGAGCGGTCTGAGCGTGAGCACGATGCCCCGACGCATGACGTGATCGCGCATGATGTGATCCCGCATGGCGGCGCGCTCGACGAGGCGCGGCGGCGCTGGCCGAATGCGCCCGAGCCGTGGATCGATCTTTCGACCGGCATCAACCCCGTGGCCTATCCCGTGCCGGAAATCGGCGCGGAGGCGTGGACGCGTTTGCCTCTGGCGTCCGAAGAATGCGCGCTACGGGTAGCGGCGGCGGCTCGTTACGGCGCGAAAAACGCGGATTGCATCGTCGCGGCGCCCGGCACGCAGGCGTTGATCCAGATCCTGCCGAGGCTCGTCGCGCCCGGCTCCCGGCGAGGTTGCGCTGCTCCCGCCACAGAGCCGTTGCACGAGGGCGCACGGCCACACGTCGCGGTGCTGTCTCCAACCTACGCCGAGCATGCGGCGGCGTGGCGGCGCGAGGGGCACGATTTGCGCGAGGTCGCTTCGCTCGCCGATACGCGCGGAGCGGACGCAGTCGTCGTCGTCAACCCGAACAACCCGACCGGCCGATTGATCGCCGCCGAGGCGCTGGCCGAATGGGCGGTATCGCTTGCGCAGCGTGGCGGGCTGCTCGTGGTCGACGAAGCCTTCATGGATGTCGCGGAGCAGGGCGCGAGCGTCGTCCCTTCGCTGCCGCCATCAACAATCGTGCTGCGCTCCTTCGGCAAGATGTACGGGCTGGCGGGCGTGCGCCTTGGGTTTGCGATCGCGGAACCTGCGCTCGCAACGCGGCTTCGCGGCATGCTCGGCCCGTGGGCGGTGTCCGGCCCGGCGCTCGCCATCGGCACGGCGGCTCTCAACGACCGCGCATGGCTCGAAGCGGCCCGCGCGCGTCTTGCCGCCGATGCCGCGCGCCTCGACGCCCTTATCGCGGGTGCTGGATGCGAAATCGTGGGCGGTACGAACCTCTATCGCCTCGCCGCGTGCCCGGAAACGCCAGATCACGCCGGCGCGCGCACCGCTTTGACGCTCGCGAATCGTCTCGGCGAGCACGGCATCCTCGTCCGGCGCTTTACCTATGAGCGCTCCTGGCTGCGCTTCGGCATTCCGGGCAGCGCGGAAGCCTGGCAGCGCCTTGAGCGGGCGCTTCACGCCTGA
- the moaA gene encoding GTP 3',8-cyclase MoaA, whose amino-acid sequence MTLHLTEAAAPAAAAPAMVDPFGRHITYLRVSVTDRCDFRCVYCMPDRMQFLPKAELLTLEELDRLCAGFIAKGVRKIRLTGGEPLMRRNLLLLVRALSRHLDAGTLDEVTLTSNGSRMAEFAASLKDAGVRRVNISLDTRDADKFRAVTRRGDLAAVLAGIRAAKAVGLHVKINMVALKAINESEIEDMLLWCHAEGMDLTLIETMPLGAIEGGRYESYLPLSDVRARLSARFTLDAIPDSTGGPARYVRLRETGGRLGFITPMSRSFCEGCNRLRVTATGKLYLCLGQEDAADLRAPLRADASNARLSEAIDAALARKPRGHDFVIDKADETRIVRPMSVTGG is encoded by the coding sequence ATGACGCTGCACCTGACAGAAGCCGCCGCACCCGCCGCCGCCGCGCCCGCCATGGTCGATCCCTTCGGGCGTCACATCACCTACCTGCGCGTGTCGGTCACCGACCGCTGCGATTTCCGCTGCGTCTACTGCATGCCGGATCGCATGCAATTTTTGCCGAAAGCCGAACTGCTCACGCTGGAAGAGCTGGACCGCCTCTGCGCTGGCTTCATCGCGAAGGGCGTGCGGAAAATCCGGCTCACCGGCGGCGAGCCTCTGATGCGGCGCAACCTCCTCTTGCTCGTGCGCGCGCTCTCGCGCCATCTCGATGCGGGGACGCTCGACGAGGTGACGCTGACGAGCAACGGTAGCCGCATGGCCGAATTTGCCGCGTCGCTGAAGGATGCCGGCGTGCGCCGCGTCAACATCTCGCTCGACACGCGCGACGCGGACAAATTCCGGGCCGTGACGCGTCGGGGCGATCTCGCTGCGGTGCTCGCAGGCATCCGCGCTGCAAAGGCGGTCGGGCTGCACGTCAAGATCAACATGGTCGCGCTGAAGGCCATTAACGAGAGCGAAATCGAGGACATGCTACTCTGGTGTCATGCGGAAGGAATGGACCTGACCTTGATCGAGACCATGCCTCTCGGCGCCATCGAAGGCGGGCGGTACGAAAGTTACCTGCCGCTATCCGACGTGCGCGCTCGGCTTTCCGCGCGGTTCACCCTCGACGCCATTCCCGACAGCACCGGCGGTCCGGCGCGATATGTGCGCTTGCGCGAAACCGGCGGCAGGCTCGGCTTCATCACGCCGATGTCGCGATCCTTCTGCGAAGGCTGCAACCGCCTTCGCGTCACCGCCACCGGCAAGCTCTACCTATGCCTCGGGCAGGAAGACGCGGCCGACCTCCGAGCGCCCCTTCGCGCGGACGCCTCGAATGCTCGGCTATCGGAGGCCATCGACGCCGCTCTCGCACGCAAGCCGCGCGGCCACGACTTCGTCATCGACAAGGCCGACGAGACGCGGATCGTGCGGCCCATGAGCGTAACGGGCGGGTGA
- a CDS encoding nitroreductase family protein codes for MEAYETLVTRVTPSILEEPAPDHEIERKIVAAALRAPDHKRLKPWRFISIRGDARAKLGEIFAAAYKNKAPNASPEVIARENKKPLRAPLILVVLAKIVEDANVPAIDQKFSAAAAAQNIILASEALGFGAVWKTGDAATDPLIREALGVKTNEEIVAYIYIGTVKARPNPPAPLEVSAFLTSWPA; via the coding sequence ATGGAAGCTTATGAAACGCTGGTAACGCGGGTGACCCCGTCCATTCTCGAAGAACCGGCTCCCGACCATGAAATCGAACGCAAGATCGTCGCGGCGGCGCTTCGCGCTCCCGATCACAAGCGGCTGAAGCCGTGGCGGTTCATCTCCATTCGCGGCGACGCACGGGCGAAGCTCGGCGAGATTTTCGCGGCGGCGTATAAGAACAAAGCGCCAAACGCCTCGCCGGAGGTGATCGCCCGCGAGAACAAGAAGCCGCTGCGCGCGCCGCTGATCCTCGTTGTGCTGGCAAAGATCGTCGAAGACGCGAATGTGCCCGCCATCGATCAGAAGTTTTCGGCGGCGGCGGCGGCACAGAACATCATCCTCGCGAGCGAGGCGCTCGGCTTCGGTGCGGTATGGAAGACGGGTGACGCCGCCACCGATCCGCTCATCAGGGAAGCGCTCGGCGTGAAGACGAACGAAGAGATCGTTGCATACATCTATATCGGTACGGTGAAAGCGCGCCCGAACCCGCCCGCGCCGCTCGAAGTATCGGCATTTCTCACAAGCTGGCCCGCCTGA
- a CDS encoding (Fe-S)-binding protein, whose translation MEPSGPNAARSHQTVRVALFVTCLVDIFRPSAAFAAVKLLEEAGCEVIVPPSQTCCGQPAYNSGDREAAREIAKQVIAAFETFPYVVVPSGSCAAMIAKHYPGLFDAETEPSWRARAEGLASRTSELTAFLADILGVDFSGRAYPRRVTYHDSCSSVRELGVASQPRALLKSLDGLTLAEMSDRDVCCGFGGAFALKYPEISNAIVTQKAERVVDTNAEVLTGADLGCLMNIAGKLAREGRVVEVRHIAEVLAGDESEPGICAEG comes from the coding sequence ATGGAGCCAAGTGGGCCGAATGCTGCTCGAAGCCACCAGACGGTTCGCGTGGCGCTTTTCGTCACCTGCCTTGTAGATATATTCCGGCCATCCGCCGCTTTCGCTGCGGTGAAGCTCCTCGAAGAGGCGGGATGCGAGGTCATCGTTCCCCCAAGCCAGACCTGCTGCGGCCAGCCCGCCTATAATTCGGGCGATCGCGAGGCGGCGAGAGAGATTGCGAAACAGGTCATCGCTGCCTTCGAGACCTTCCCTTACGTCGTGGTGCCGTCAGGCTCGTGCGCGGCCATGATCGCGAAGCATTATCCCGGCCTGTTCGACGCGGAAACGGAGCCTTCGTGGCGCGCCCGCGCGGAGGGCCTTGCAAGCCGCACCAGCGAACTCACCGCATTTCTCGCTGACATTCTCGGCGTGGATTTTTCCGGCCGAGCCTATCCGCGCCGCGTGACCTATCACGACTCCTGCTCGTCGGTGCGGGAACTCGGCGTCGCCTCGCAGCCGCGCGCGCTTCTAAAGAGCCTCGACGGCCTCACGCTCGCGGAAATGAGCGACCGCGACGTGTGCTGCGGGTTCGGCGGAGCGTTCGCACTCAAATACCCCGAAATTTCCAACGCCATCGTCACGCAAAAGGCCGAGCGCGTGGTCGATACCAACGCCGAAGTGCTCACGGGCGCCGACCTCGGCTGCCTCATGAACATCGCGGGCAAACTCGCACGCGAAGGGCGAGTGGTCGAGGTGCGCCACATCGCCGAAGTGCTGGCGGGCGATGAGTCCGAGCCGGGCATCTGCGCCGAAGGCTAG
- a CDS encoding UDP-glucuronic acid decarboxylase family protein, whose translation MPRLYESRKRVLVTGGAGFLGSHLIDRLLADGHEVLCVDNLFTGTKRNIDHLHGQPRFEFMRHDVTLPLYVEVDEIYNLACPASPVHYQHDPVQTTKTSVHGAINMLGLAKRLKCRILQASTSEVYGDPAVHPQREDYWGNVNPIGPRSCYDEGKRCAETLFFDYNRQHQLDIKVARIFNTYGPRMHRADGRVVSNFIVQALTNEPITLYGDGRQTRSFCYVDDLIDGLVRLMNSPAGFIGPVNLGNPGEFSMLELAREVVRQTDSASEIVYRPLPADDPKQRQPDIALAQAKLGWQPEVPLSEGLKPTIAYFRALID comes from the coding sequence ATGCCAAGACTTTATGAAAGCCGGAAACGCGTTCTGGTTACCGGAGGCGCCGGTTTCCTCGGGTCGCATCTGATCGACCGTCTTCTTGCCGATGGTCACGAAGTACTCTGCGTGGACAATCTTTTCACCGGGACGAAGCGCAACATCGATCATTTGCACGGGCAGCCGCGCTTCGAGTTCATGCGCCATGACGTGACGCTGCCTCTCTATGTCGAGGTGGACGAAATCTACAATCTCGCCTGCCCGGCTTCGCCCGTGCACTATCAGCACGACCCGGTGCAGACGACGAAAACCAGCGTTCATGGCGCCATCAACATGCTGGGGCTCGCCAAGCGCCTGAAGTGCCGCATCCTTCAGGCCTCCACGAGCGAGGTCTACGGCGATCCCGCCGTCCACCCGCAGCGCGAGGATTACTGGGGCAACGTGAACCCTATCGGCCCCCGCTCCTGCTACGACGAAGGCAAGCGCTGCGCGGAAACGCTGTTCTTCGACTATAACCGCCAGCACCAACTCGACATCAAGGTCGCGCGGATCTTCAACACGTACGGCCCGCGCATGCATCGCGCCGATGGCCGCGTCGTGTCGAATTTCATCGTCCAGGCGCTGACGAACGAGCCCATAACGCTGTACGGCGACGGGCGGCAAACGCGCTCCTTTTGCTATGTCGACGATCTGATCGACGGCCTCGTTCGGCTGATGAACAGCCCCGCCGGCTTCATCGGCCCCGTCAATCTGGGTAATCCGGGCGAATTCTCGATGCTCGAACTGGCGCGTGAGGTCGTCCGGCAGACCGATTCCGCCAGCGAAATCGTTTATCGCCCGCTGCCCGCCGACGATCCGAAGCAGCGGCAACCTGATATCGCGCTCGCGCAGGCGAAGCTTGGCTGGCAACCTGAAGTGCCGCTTTCGGAGGGGCTGAAACCGACAATCGCCTATTTTCGGGCGCTGATCGATTAA
- a CDS encoding glycosyltransferase family 4 protein — translation MLSHLWWEDRLAHRGSKVLLGATLLRPGAGGISAVARMSARALIGSGVRVDLLSFLDTEPVEVDGVAARLARGSKFKFLLAANRLALRNPFALYDSVGTARAHPRALRRLRPYATWIHGIEVWYDDSPARARALAGADIVLVNSAFTLEKFETLRGPLPRAQVCGLSTESDDAPDALASFQGPPSVLILGRIDAAEDYKGHRELIAAWPQVTAAVPQARLVIAGGGSGLDAIQAVAAASPARENIDVLGFVPEEALPALWDAAHVFAMPSRNEGFGIVYAEAMRRGLPVVASIHDAGREVNVDGVTGFNADLDRKDDLADRLIFLLRNTDKAAAMGLAGHSRWQRNFRFSDFATRLNSRLDNYLSISAGGPAGKYSAHLSEAIDHAKTL, via the coding sequence ATGCTTTCCCATCTTTGGTGGGAGGATCGCTTGGCACATCGCGGTTCGAAGGTTCTTCTGGGAGCGACGCTTTTGAGGCCTGGCGCTGGCGGTATCTCCGCCGTCGCTCGCATGTCCGCGCGCGCCCTGATCGGCTCGGGCGTCCGCGTCGATCTCCTGAGCTTCCTCGATACGGAACCCGTTGAGGTCGATGGCGTCGCCGCCCGCTTGGCACGCGGCAGCAAATTCAAGTTCCTCCTCGCAGCGAACCGGCTCGCCCTTCGCAATCCATTCGCTCTTTACGACTCGGTCGGGACAGCCCGCGCTCATCCTCGTGCGCTCCGAAGGCTGAGGCCCTACGCGACTTGGATTCACGGCATCGAAGTCTGGTACGACGACTCACCGGCGCGAGCGCGCGCGCTTGCCGGGGCCGACATCGTGCTGGTGAACTCCGCCTTCACCCTCGAAAAATTCGAGACGCTGCGCGGTCCGCTGCCTCGGGCGCAAGTTTGCGGGCTCTCGACGGAAAGCGATGACGCGCCGGATGCGCTCGCTTCCTTTCAGGGGCCGCCATCGGTGCTCATTCTCGGCCGGATCGACGCGGCGGAGGATTACAAAGGCCATCGTGAGTTGATCGCGGCATGGCCGCAGGTCACGGCGGCGGTCCCGCAAGCCCGCCTCGTCATCGCGGGCGGCGGCAGCGGCCTCGACGCGATTCAGGCGGTAGCCGCAGCGTCGCCCGCCCGCGAGAATATCGACGTGCTCGGCTTCGTGCCGGAAGAGGCGCTCCCCGCCCTATGGGACGCCGCGCACGTCTTCGCCATGCCGAGCCGAAACGAGGGCTTCGGCATCGTCTATGCGGAGGCGATGCGGCGCGGCCTGCCGGTTGTCGCATCGATCCATGATGCCGGGCGCGAGGTGAACGTCGATGGCGTGACCGGTTTCAACGCCGATCTCGACCGCAAGGACGATCTCGCGGATCGGCTGATCTTTCTGCTGCGGAACACGGACAAGGCCGCCGCCATGGGCTTGGCCGGGCATTCTCGCTGGCAGCGCAATTTCCGCTTCAGCGATTTCGCGACGCGCCTTAACAGCCGTCTGGACAACTACCTTTCCATCTCCGCCGGTGGTCCGGCGGGAAAGTATTCAGCGCATTTGAGCGAGGCCATTGATCATGCCAAGACTTTATGA
- a CDS encoding homoserine dehydrogenase — MTDLPPLRLGIAGLGTVGAGLVSLLRENGAAIADRSGRSIEVAGVSARTPGKDRGVDLAGIPWFANACDLARSDSIDVFVELIGGDEGPALQSVEVALEAGKHVVTANKALLARHGVYLAGLAEKKGLALNFEAAIAGGIPIVKGLRESLLGNSISRVYGILNGTSNYILTRMQREGLPFAEVLAEAQALGYAEADPTFDVDGQDAGHKLALLSALAFGVRPDFGAIHLEGIRGITPDDFDAAEELGYRIKLLAVAIQTENGIEARVSPTMIPKTSALAGVDGPLNSVAVEGDYSGLIILAGPGAGSRATASSVASDIIDIARGHISPPFILPVAKLRQQTRPGMFSHEGGFYIRLSVFDRPGAIAAIATRMAEQQISLESVVQKRAPLDLPGISRAGQAGEPTPVVMITHRTREERLRSALAAIVEDGHVSGVPQTIRIEAL; from the coding sequence ATGACAGATCTTCCGCCGCTTCGATTGGGCATCGCCGGTCTCGGCACGGTGGGCGCGGGCCTCGTGTCCCTGCTGCGCGAAAACGGCGCGGCTATCGCCGATCGCTCGGGCCGCAGCATCGAGGTCGCGGGCGTATCGGCGCGCACGCCGGGCAAGGATCGCGGCGTGGACCTCGCGGGCATTCCGTGGTTCGCGAACGCCTGCGATCTAGCGCGAAGCGACAGCATCGACGTGTTCGTGGAACTGATCGGCGGCGATGAAGGCCCGGCGCTTCAAAGCGTCGAAGTGGCGCTCGAAGCGGGCAAGCATGTCGTCACGGCGAACAAGGCGCTTCTCGCGCGCCATGGCGTGTATCTCGCCGGACTCGCGGAGAAGAAGGGCCTCGCGCTCAATTTCGAGGCGGCAATCGCGGGCGGCATCCCAATCGTCAAGGGCCTGCGCGAAAGCCTCCTCGGCAATTCCATCAGCCGCGTCTACGGCATCCTGAACGGCACCAGCAACTACATCCTCACCCGCATGCAGCGCGAGGGCCTGCCCTTCGCGGAGGTGCTCGCGGAAGCGCAGGCGCTCGGCTATGCGGAGGCGGACCCGACCTTCGACGTCGACGGTCAGGACGCGGGCCACAAGCTTGCGCTGCTTTCGGCGCTCGCTTTCGGCGTTCGGCCCGATTTCGGCGCGATCCACCTTGAAGGCATTCGCGGCATCACGCCCGACGACTTCGACGCCGCTGAAGAACTCGGCTACCGCATCAAGCTTCTCGCCGTGGCGATCCAGACCGAAAACGGCATCGAGGCGCGCGTCTCGCCGACCATGATCCCGAAAACGAGCGCGCTGGCGGGCGTTGACGGCCCGCTCAACTCCGTCGCCGTCGAGGGCGACTATTCGGGCCTTATCATTCTCGCGGGGCCGGGCGCCGGATCGAGGGCCACCGCGTCGTCGGTGGCAAGCGACATCATCGACATCGCGCGCGGCCACATCAGCCCGCCCTTCATCCTGCCCGTTGCGAAACTGCGTCAGCAGACGCGCCCCGGCATGTTCTCGCACGAGGGCGGCTTCTACATCCGCCTTTCGGTCTTCGACCGGCCGGGGGCCATCGCAGCCATCGCGACGCGCATGGCCGAGCAGCAGATTTCGCTCGAAAGCGTGGTTCAGAAGCGCGCGCCGCTCGATCTGCCGGGGATCAGCCGCGCGGGCCAGGCGGGCGAGCCGACGCCGGTCGTCATGATCACGCATCGCACGCGCGAAGAGCGGCTACGCAGCGCGCTTGCCGCTATCGTCGAGGATGGGCACGTCTCCGGCGTTCCCCAGACGATACGCATTGAGGCGCTTTAA
- the glpX gene encoding class II fructose-bisphosphatase: protein MANEPSFARPASSLMRTLSLDIARVTEGAAVAAAKLRGRGDERQADAAAVAAMHRELADLAIDGRIVIGEGERDDVPLLYEGEELGVGGQPVDIAVDPLEGTTLCAKSLPGALAVVAMSERDCMLKVPDVYMEKIAIGPGYEPGLVSLERSIAENLARLASAKGGRVSELTACVLDRPRHARLIEEIRSAGAAVALIGDGDIAGVIQTCKPDETGIDIYLGTGGAAEGVLAAAALVCLGGQIEGRLSGLSDEQARHAESLGIENPRRIFRVEDMVSGDIIFAATGVTDGSLLPGARFFDGRIETHTVIMRSSTRTVRWIRAEHLDVRKFER from the coding sequence ATGGCAAACGAGCCGTCATTCGCCAGACCGGCGAGCAGTCTCATGCGCACGCTTTCGCTCGACATCGCCCGTGTAACGGAGGGCGCGGCCGTCGCCGCGGCCAAGCTCCGCGGGCGCGGCGACGAGCGGCAGGCGGACGCCGCCGCCGTCGCCGCCATGCACCGCGAGCTAGCCGATCTCGCCATCGACGGCCGTATCGTGATCGGCGAGGGCGAGCGTGACGATGTGCCGCTCCTCTACGAAGGCGAGGAACTGGGCGTCGGCGGCCAGCCCGTCGACATCGCTGTGGACCCGCTGGAAGGCACGACGCTCTGCGCGAAATCGCTGCCGGGTGCGCTGGCGGTCGTCGCGATGAGCGAGCGCGATTGCATGCTCAAGGTGCCCGACGTCTACATGGAGAAGATCGCCATCGGGCCGGGCTACGAGCCGGGGTTGGTGAGCCTTGAGCGTTCCATCGCGGAAAACCTCGCCCGCCTCGCATCCGCGAAGGGGGGGCGCGTGTCCGAGCTTACGGCGTGCGTGCTCGACAGGCCGCGCCATGCGAGGCTGATCGAGGAAATCCGTTCCGCCGGCGCTGCCGTGGCGCTGATCGGCGACGGCGACATCGCGGGCGTGATCCAGACCTGCAAGCCGGACGAAACCGGTATCGACATCTATCTCGGCACGGGCGGCGCGGCTGAAGGCGTTCTCGCCGCCGCCGCGCTCGTTTGCCTCGGCGGCCAGATCGAAGGGCGTCTCTCAGGGCTCAGCGACGAGCAGGCGCGGCACGCGGAGTCGCTCGGCATCGAGAACCCGCGAAGGATCTTCCGCGTGGAAGACATGGTTTCGGGGGACATCATCTTTGCCGCTACGGGCGTCACGGACGGCTCGCTGCTGCCGGGCGCGCGTTTCTTCGACGGTCGCATCGAGACGCACACCGTCATCATGCGTTCATCCACCCGCACCGTGCGCTGGATTCGCGCCGAGCATCTCGACGTCCGCAAATTCGAGCGCTGA